The window CATGCCATTGGTATCGGCTCGCGGCCCCTCCGGACTTGAGCCCGCCGGGCGCAATTCGGCCATTCCAGCCCCTGCGTCCTGAGCCCAGCGGATCCTCACGCGTTGGCGGCCACGATCTCCACGACGTCGGCCAGCACCGGCACCCGCTCGACGTCGAGATGGGCGTGGAGGTCGTAGGGATCGAGCAGCACCGGCCGGACACCCGCAGCGCGAGCACCGTCGACGTCGGCCCCCGGGGTGTCACCGACGTGGATCGCCCGGTCGGCCGGCACGCCGACCCGGTCGAGCGCGAGCTCGAAGATCCGGGGGTCGGGCTTGGCCACTCCCACCACCTCGGAGTCGACCACGGTGTCGACCTCCACCCCCGGTCCCGGTCCGACCTGACATATCTCGTGCTCGAGCAGTCGCTCCTCGGCGTTCCCGTCGGCGTTGGAGACGATCGCCAGCCGCACGCCGAGGTCAGCCAGCGCCTGCAACGCGTCGACCGATCCGGGGATGACCCGGCTCCACACATCACCGGTGACGAACTCGTTGAGCAGGTGCTCGACCGCGTCGTCGAGGACGTCGTCGGGCACGTTGCACGCCCGTGCGTAGGTCCGGTTGTATGCCTTCCACACCTCCCGGTCACCCTCGCTGAACTCGGAGAGGACGGTCACGCCCTCGTAGTGCGCGCGATCAAGGCGCTCGGGATCGACGGTCGCGCCCGCTCGGGCGAGCGCGGCGGCGATCCGGTCGTGGTCGGGAAGGACGAAGATGCCGCCGGCATCGAGCAGGACCGCGTCGATCACGCCGCGAAACGTAGTGGAGCCGAGAAACCGGACTGGTACCGTCGTGGGGTGGAATTCAGGCGGATCAACGAGCTGCCGCCGTACGTCTTCGCCACCATCGACCTGTTGAAGATGGACGCGCGACGCGCCGGCGACGACGTCATCGACCTCGGCTTCGGCAATCCCGACATCCCGTCGCCGCCGGTCGCGGTGGACAAGCTCGGTGAGGCCGTCCGCAAGGCGAAGAACCACCGGTACTCGGCCAGCCGAGGCATCCCCAAGCTCCGGCTGGCGATCACCGATCTCTACCGCCGCCGCTTCGGAGTGGAGCTCGATCCCGATACCCAGGCGTGCACCACCATTGGCGCCAAGGAGGGGTTCTCGCACCTGATGTGGGTGCTGCTGGGGCCGGGTGACTCCGCGATGGTGCCGAGCCCGTCGTACCCGATCCACATCTGGGGCCCGATCCTCGCGGGCGCGGACGTGCGCCACGTCCGCCTCGGCCCGGAGCAGAACTTCCTCGACAACCTGGTCGAGGCATGGGACGAGTCGTGGCCCCGCCCCCGGGTGATCGTGTTGTCGTTCCCGCACAACCCGACGACGAGCTGCGTCGACCTCGACTACATGACCCGCATGGTGGAGTTCGCCCGCGAACACGGCATCTTGCTGGTCCACGACTTCGCCTATGCCGATCTCGGCTTCGACGGGTACCAGCCTCCCTCGATCCTCCAGGTGCCGGGGGCGTCCGACGTCGCGGTCGAGATCTACTCGCTCACGAAGTCGTTCTCGATGGCGGGCTGGCGGGTCGGCTTCCTGCTCGGCAACGCCGAAGTCGTGGGGGCGCTGGGGCGGCTCAAGAGCTACCTCGACTACGGAACGTTCCAACCGATCCAGATCGCGTCGATCGTGGCCATGAACGAGGCGCCCGACTACCCCGTCGAGGTGAACCACATCTACCTCGGGCGCCGCGACGCGCTCGTCGACGGGCTCGCCCGGGTCGGATGGGAGGTCGAGCGACCGCGAGGGACGATGTTCGTGTGGGCGCCGATTCCCGCGCCCTACGAGGAGCTGGGCAGCCTCGAGTTCTCGAAGCTGCTCGTGCAGGAAGCGAAGGTCGCGGTGTCACCCGGTGTCGGGTTCGGTCCCGGTGGCGAGGGGTTCGTTCGCTTCGCGCTGGTGGAGAACGAGCACCGCATCGGTCAGGCGGTGCGCGGCATCCGCAAGGCACTCACGAAACTCGGCTGACTCTCCTAGCCGCGCCGCTCCTCGCCGCAGAGGCCGTGGAGGCAGAAGGCGACGGCGGCATCGGCGGCGTGCTCGACCGGTTCGCTGCGTTCGAAGATGTAGGTCTGGGTCAGCTGCTCGACCACGCCGACCACCGCCTGGGCCAGCACCTCGGGATCCTGGTCGGCGATGCGGCCCTCGACGATCCCGTCCTTGATGTGGCGCACCGCGTCGGCGATCGCCACCTCCTGGTTGCGGCGCAGCACGGGTGCGAAGCGCTCCTCGCTGGCGGCGAACTGGAAGATCGTGAAGTGCTTGCGGTGCTCGAAGAACCACCGCATCGACGCCCGGATGCCGAGCTCGATGCGTTCGACCGGGTTGGGCTCGTCGGCGATGGCCTGCTGCTGGCGGCGCCGGAGGTCCTGGTGGGACGCCCGCAGGATCTCGGCCAGCAGCTCCTCCTTGGAGGAGAAGTACCAGTAGAAGACGCCCTTGCCGACCCCGAGGCCGGAGACAATCTCGGCCACCGAGGTGGGGTGGTAGCCACGTTCGGCGAAGCGAGTCGTGGCGAAGGTGAGCAGCTGCTGGCGCCGCTCCTTGCCGCGAGCCGTGAGACGGCGGTCCATTCGGGCGACCGTAGCGCACCACTTGACTGACCGGTCAAGAACAGCGGCGGAAACGCTCACTGCGTTACATCGACGGTGAAGGGTAGGATTCGGGCCTGATGGCGTACTGGGTGCTCAAGGCGATCCTCACGCCCCTCCTGCGGTTCTTCTACCGGATCCGGGTGGAGGGGCTCGAGCACGTGCCCCGTTCCGGTGGGGCGATCCTGGCCAGCAACCACGTCTCGTTCTGCGACTCCATCTTCCTGCCGCTCGTCCTGCGCCGGCGCGTCACCTTCGTCGCCAAGGCCGAGTACTTCGACGACCCCAAGACCGCCTGGTTCTTCCGGGCCGTGGGTCAGATCCCGATCAGGCGCACGGGCGGCTCGGCGTCGCAGGGTGCGCTGGCGGCAGCCAGCGAGGTGCTCGATGGTGGAGGCCTCTTCGGCATCTACCCGGAGGGGACCCGTTCGCCCGACGGACGCCTCTACCGCGGCCACACCGGCGTCGCCCGCCTGGCCTTGCAGGGCAACGTGCCGGTGCTGGCGGTGGCCATGGTGGGCACCCGCGAGGCCCAGCCCATCGGCCAGGTCCGACCCAACCTCTTCCGGCCGATCACGGTCAGGTTCTCGCCGCCGATGGACTTCTCCCGCGAGGCCGACCGCGCGACCGATCCGATGGTCCTGCGCCGGATCACCGATGAGATCATGTTCGAGCTCCGTGGCCTCAGCGGTCAGGACTACGTCGACCACTACGCCAAGCGGCACGCGCCCGATGCCGCGCCCGATGCCGAGGCGCTCCCGGCCGAGCGGACCCCGGTGCTGTCGGGCCCGCCCCTCCCGGCTGCTGCCGACGGGCGCGGTGGCGACGGCGCCCGTCCCACGCTGGCAGTCGGCTAGTGACCCCACCGTCCGGCTCGCGATCCGGGGGTGCACTCAACCTCGGCGCCTCGAGTGCCGATGACCAGGGTGTGCACGAGAGCCCCCCCGCCACCCTCGCCGTCGAACGCCGTCGCCTCGGCGAGATCCTCGTTGACAACGGGTCGATCACCATGGCCGACCTCGATCGCGGCCTCGTCCTCCAACAGGAGCACGGTGGCCGGTTGGGTGAGGTCCTGATCGAGGCCGGTCTCGTCACCACCGTCAACCTGCTGCATGCCGTGGCCGACCAGGTGGGCGTCGTGTTCGTGGACCTCGACGACTACCCGGTCGACTGGACCGCCACCAGCGCCATCTCGGTGGCGATGGCGCGTCGCTACCGGGCCCTCCCGGTGGCGATCGAGGACGAGCGCCTCGTCGTGGCCATGGCCAACCCCTCCGATGTCTTCGCCGTCGACGACATCTGCTCGGTGTCGGGGCGCAAGGTGGCCCCGGTGCTGGCGGACGCCGCGCAGCTCGAGCGCGCCATCGAGCGCATCGGCTCCGACGACGGCGAGGTGGCAGCCGCCATCAAGCTGGCGGCCGACGAGACCGGCGAGGACACCCGCGCCGACGACCTGGCTCAGGTAGATGCCGCCTCGCACGACGCGCCCATCGTTCGCTTCGTGCAGCTGATGATCGGCAAGGCGGTCACCGACCGCGCGTCGGACATCCACATCGAGCCCACCTCCGACGGGCTTCGCATCCGCTTCCGGATCGACGGCGTGCTCCACGACACGATGCACGCCCCGAGGACCCTCCAGGCCGGCATCGTCAGCCGCCTGAAGATCATGGGCGAGATCAACATCGCCGAGCGGCGGGTGCCGCAGGACGGTCGGGCCTCGGTCCGCGTCTCCGGGCGCAGCATCGACATGCGCATCGCCACCATCCCGACCATCAACGGCGAGGCAGCGGTCCTACGGATCCTCGACAAGAGCAACGTGGCCCTGACCCTCGAGGAGTCGGGCTTCCTCCCCGACACCCTGGCCCGGTTCGAGTCGGCGTGGCGCAAGCCGTGGGGCACGGTGCTGGTGACGGGTCCGACGGGCTCGGGCAAGACGTCGACGCTCTACGCGACGCTCCGGGAGCTCAACGAGCCCCACCGCAACATCATCACCGTCGAGGACCCCGTGGAGTACCGCCTCGAGGGGGTCAAGCAGGTCCAGGTCAACCCCAAGGCCGGGCTCACCTTTGCCAACGCCCTGCGGTCGTTCCTGCGCGCCGATCCCGACGTGCTCCTCGTCGGCGAGGTCCGCGACGCGGAGACCGCGAGCATGGTGGCCGAGGCCTCCCTCACCGGCCACCTCGTGCTCGCCACCCTTCACACCAACGATGCCGCATCGACCCCGCTGCGCCTGCTCGAGATCGGCCTCGAGCCGTTCCTGGTGACCTCCTCGCTCAACTGCGTGCTGGGCCAGCGCCTCGCTCGCCGGGTCTGCGACCGCTGCCGGGAGCCTGCCGACCACGCTGAGGAGACCCTCGTGGCGGCCGGGTGGTCTCCCGATCTGGTCGACACCGGCACCACCCCCACGTTCTTCCGGGCCGTCGGCTGCACGGTGTGCTCGGCGACCGGCTACCGGGGACGGTTCGCCATCCACGAGGTCATGCTCTCGACCGAGGAGCTGTGCCGGGTGATCATCGGCGGCGCCCACAGCGACGAGGTCGAGGCCGTGGCCCGCGCCGAGGGGATGCGCTCCATGCGGGAGGACGGCCTGGTCAAGGCTGCCCACGGCCTCACGACCCTCGAGGAGCTCAGCCGGGTCGTGAACTGACGGTCCCGCCGGCCCTCAGGACCCCTGCTGCTCCCAGGCGAGGCTGCGCTCGACTGCCCGGCGCCAGCCGTCGTGCAAGCGGTCGGTCGCGCTCGCCGGCATGGCCGGCGCCACGGTGACGTCGCCCCGCCACTGGGCACCGACCTCCTCGAGGCTGGACCAGACACCTTCGGCGAGGCCGGCGAGGTAGGCGGCGCCGAGGGCGGTCGTCTCCTGCACTGCCGAGCGGGTGACGGGCACCTGGAGCTGGTCGGCCTGGAGCTGGAGCACCAAGTCGTTGGCCGAGGCTCCGCCGTCGACGCGCAGCTCGCGCAGGGGATGCCCAGACGCCGCCGCCATGGCGGCGACCGCGTCACGGGTCTGGTACGCCATCGCCTCCAGGGTCGCCCTGGCGAGGTGCGCCCGGCCCGTGCCCCGGGTGATGCCGACGATGGTGCCGCGTGCGTAGGGGTCCCACCACGGGCTGCCGAGGCCGGTGAAGGCAGGGACGAGGTAGACCCCTTCGTTGTCCTCGACCGAGCGGGCCAGCGCCTCGGTCTCGTCGGCGGACTCGATCACCCGGAGCCCGTCTCGGAGCCACTGCACGGCGGCACCGGTCGCGAACACCGCTCCCTCCAGTGCGTAGGTCGCTCCTGGGGTGCCGTCGATGGTCCAGGCCACCGTGGTGAGGAGGCCCTCGACGGGTTCTGGGCAGGTGCTCCCCACGTTCATCAGCACGAAGGAGCCGGTGCCGTAGGTGTTCTTGGCCATGCCGGGCTCGAAGCAGGCCTGGCCGAACAGCGCCGCCTGCTGGTCGCCGGCGATGCCGCTGATCGGTGTCCCTGCCGGGACGCCGGCGCCGGCGACGGTGACCCCGAAGCGACCGCTCGAGGGCCGAACCTCGGGGAGGCACGACATCGGCACGCCGAAGAGCGAGCACAGCTCCTCGGACCACGCCAGGGTCCTGATGTCGAACAGCATGGTCCGCGAGGCGTTCGTCGTGTCGGTGACGTGGTCGGCCCCGCCGGTCAGCTTCCACACCAGCCACGAGTCGATGGTCCCGACCGCGAGGTCCGGTCCCGCTGCGACCCCTCCCTCGTCGAGGAGCCACTCGATCTTCGAGGCCGAGAAGTACGGGTCGAGGACCAGTCCGGTCGTGTGCCGAACGAGGTCGAGGTGACCCTCGTCGCGCAGAGCCTCGCAGCGTGCGGCCGTCCTGCGGTCCTGCCAGACGACGGCCCGGTGCAGCGGCATCCCGGTGCGGCGGTCCCATGCCACGACGGTCTCCCGTTGGTCGGTGATGCCGATGGCTGCCACCGGCACGTCGATGGTCGCGACCAGCTCACCGATCGTCGTCCGCACGGCCTGCCAGATCTCCTCGGCGTCGTGCTCAACCCACCCCGGTCGGGGGAAGTGCTGGGTGAGCTCACGGTAGGACCACCCGATCGGGGCGCCGGCCTCGTCGACGGCAAGCGCCCGCACCCCGGTGGTCCCTGCGTCGATCGCGATCACGGCGGCCACGAACGCCGACGGTAGCGGTCAGCGCTCGGGGGTGTGGTCACGTCGGTAGGCTCCCGCGGTCGTCTCGCCCACACCCCCCGGAGGTCACATGAAGATCGGCATCCTCACCGGCGGCGGCGACTGCCCGGGCCTCAACGCGGTCATCCGCGCCGTCGTCCGCAAGGGCGAGGCCGTCCACGGCGACACCATGGTCGGCTTCCTCGACGGCTGGCGCGGGGTGATCGACGGCGCCACCCGTCCCCTCGACATCGCCGCCATGCGCGGCACCCTCCCCAGAGGGGGGACGGTGATCGGCACGTCGCGGACCAACCCCTACAAGATCGAGGGCGGGGTGGAGGCCTGCCGGCGCACCCTCGAGGCGCACGGCATCGACGCGCTCGTCGTCATCGGCGGCGAGGACACCCTCGGGGTGGCCAACCGGCTCGCCGACGAGGGCGTCGCGGTGGTGGGCGTGCCGAAGACCATCGACAACGACCTCTCCGCCACCGAGGTCACCTTCGGCTTCAACACCGCGGTCCAGATCGCCACCGATGCGATCGACCGCCTCCACACCACCGCCGAGTCCCACGACCGGGTGATGGTCGTGGAGGTGATGGGCCGTCACGCCGGCCACATCGCCACCCATGCCGGCATCGCCGGCGGCGCCGCGGTGATACTCATCCCCGAGGAGCCCTTCGACATCGTCGAGGTGTGCGACAGCCTCACCGCCAGGCACCACGAGGGACGCTTCGCCTCCATCGTCGTGGTGGCGGAGGGGGCCCAGCCGAGGGAGGGGTCACTGACCCTCCAGGACGCCGAGGTCGACCAGTTCGGTCACGTGAAGCTCGGTGGGATCGCCAACGTCTTGGCAAGCGAGATCGAGGATCGCACCGGCTACGAGACCCGCGTCACCATCCTCGGCCACATCCAGCGGGGTGGGACCCCCACGGCGTACGACCGCGTGCTGTCGACCCGCTTCGGCATCGCCGCCATCGACGCCGTCCACGACGGTGCCTTCGGCTCCATGGTGGCGCTGCGTGCCGACCAGATCGTGCGGGTGCCTCTCGCCGAGGCGGTGGGTGAGCTCAAGACGGTCGATCCCGACCTCTTCCACGGGGTGGCCGGCATGTTCTCGGCGTGATCCCCACGATCAGTTGTCATCGTCCTCCTCGTCCTCCTCGTCCTTCTTCTCTCTTCTCCTCCTTCTCTTCTTTCTCGTCGTCATCGTCATCGTCGTCCGGCGGGGGAGGGGGAGGCGTGGGCGGGGGCCCCAAGGAGACGTGGAGGCGGACCGTCGAGCCGGCGGGCACCTCGGCGCCGGCCGCCGGCTCGGTCGCGGTGACCGTGCCCGCCGTGGCGTCGCCGGCGGCATCGACCCGGGTCGTGGTGAGGCCAAGGGCGACGAGATGCGCCTCTGCTTGCTCGGCCGGTTGACCGACGACGTCGCCGACCACCACTGGCCCGGGCCCGTCCGAGCGCATCGCGGCCAGGGCGATCGCACCGAGGACCAACGCCGCCACGATCGCCACCACCGCGACGGCCACCGGACCTCGCCGGCTCCGCTGCGGTGCCGTCGCGATGGCCGGGGCGAGGACGGCGGTCCCGGTCGGTCCCGGTGGGGGAGCGGCGGCAACCGTGGTGGCCGCGGCGGCTCCGGCCCATCGGCCGGCGGCGCCGTGGACCAGGGGCTCACCGGTCGCCACCTGACGCAGGTCGGCCTCGAGCTCACGTGCTGAGCCGTACCGGGCATCGGGGTCCTTGGCGAGGCATCGCAGCACGACCTCCTCGAGGTCGGCGGGGACGTCGGGGACGAGCCCTCGCAGCGGTGGCGGTGGCTCCTGGAGGTGCTTGACCACCACCGCCACCGAGGTCGTCCCGGTGAAGGGAGGGTCGCCGGCCACCAGCTCGTGGAGGACGCAGCCGAGGGCGTAGACGTCGCTTCGGGCGTCGAGGGGGCGGGCCTCGGCCTGCTCAGGTGAGAGGTAGGCGGCGGTGCCCAGCACGACGTCGGCCCGGGTCACGACGCTGACGTCATCTGCCCGTGCGATGCCGAAGTCGACCAGCACGGGCACACCGTCGCCGGTGAGGACCACGTTGGCCGGCTTCACATCGCGGTGGAGCACCCCCTCGCGATGGCAGCGGTCGAGGCCGGCGGCGACGTCGGCGACCACCGCTGCCGCGTCCCGCGGGGAGAGGGGCCCTTTGGCCACCACCTCGGCGAGGGATCGGCCCTCCAGGAGGTCCATGACGATGAAGCGGAGGTCGCCATCGCGCCCGGCACCGAGCACCCGCACGACGTTCGGGTGCTGGAGCGAGCGCAGGATGGTGGCCTCGCGCTCGAAGCGTCGGGCCAGCTCGTCGTCGACTCCCTCCGGGCGGAGGACCTTGAGGGCGACGACGACACCGAGGTCGAGGTCACGGGCCCGCCACACGGAGGCGGTGGCGCCCTCGCCGAGCGGTCCTTCGAGGCGATAGCGGCCGGCGACCAACGCTCCCGCCTGCATGGGCGGAGCGTACCCCCGAGATGACATCCGCAACGGCAACCGGTCCCGTAGAGGTCGTGAGTCACCAACCCCCACCGACACACCAATCGAGGAGCACCATGAACCCGAAGTACCTGAAGCTCGGCGCCGGACTGGCCCTGGCGGCCCTGCTGGGCGCAGCCTGTGGCACCGACGACGGCGGCACCGCCTCCACCGGTGACCCCGCCACCGA is drawn from Acidimicrobiales bacterium and contains these coding sequences:
- the glpK gene encoding glycerol kinase GlpK, which encodes MAAVIAIDAGTTGVRALAVDEAGAPIGWSYRELTQHFPRPGWVEHDAEEIWQAVRTTIGELVATIDVPVAAIGITDQRETVVAWDRRTGMPLHRAVVWQDRRTAARCEALRDEGHLDLVRHTTGLVLDPYFSASKIEWLLDEGGVAAGPDLAVGTIDSWLVWKLTGGADHVTDTTNASRTMLFDIRTLAWSEELCSLFGVPMSCLPEVRPSSGRFGVTVAGAGVPAGTPISGIAGDQQAALFGQACFEPGMAKNTYGTGSFVLMNVGSTCPEPVEGLLTTVAWTIDGTPGATYALEGAVFATGAAVQWLRDGLRVIESADETEALARSVEDNEGVYLVPAFTGLGSPWWDPYARGTIVGITRGTGRAHLARATLEAMAYQTRDAVAAMAAASGHPLRELRVDGGASANDLVLQLQADQLQVPVTRSAVQETTALGAAYLAGLAEGVWSSLEEVGAQWRGDVTVAPAMPASATDRLHDGWRRAVERSLAWEQQGS
- a CDS encoding serine/threonine protein kinase is translated as MQAGALVAGRYRLEGPLGEGATASVWRARDLDLGVVVALKVLRPEGVDDELARRFEREATILRSLQHPNVVRVLGAGRDGDLRFIVMDLLEGRSLAEVVAKGPLSPRDAAAVVADVAAGLDRCHREGVLHRDVKPANVVLTGDGVPVLVDFGIARADDVSVVTRADVVLGTAAYLSPEQAEARPLDARSDVYALGCVLHELVAGDPPFTGTTSVAVVVKHLQEPPPPLRGLVPDVPADLEEVVLRCLAKDPDARYGSARELEADLRQVATGEPLVHGAAGRWAGAAAATTVAAAPPPGPTGTAVLAPAIATAPQRSRRGPVAVAVVAIVAALVLGAIALAAMRSDGPGPVVVGDVVGQPAEQAEAHLVALGLTTTRVDAAGDATAGTVTATEPAAGAEVPAGSTVRLHVSLGPPPTPPPPPPDDDDDDDEKEEKEEKREEGRGGRGGR
- a CDS encoding HAD-IA family hydrolase, giving the protein MIDAVLLDAGGIFVLPDHDRIAAALARAGATVDPERLDRAHYEGVTVLSEFSEGDREVWKAYNRTYARACNVPDDVLDDAVEHLLNEFVTGDVWSRVIPGSVDALQALADLGVRLAIVSNADGNAEERLLEHEICQVGPGPGVEVDTVVDSEVVGVAKPDPRIFELALDRVGVPADRAIHVGDTPGADVDGARAAGVRPVLLDPYDLHAHLDVERVPVLADVVEIVAANA
- a CDS encoding 6-phosphofructokinase; its protein translation is MKIGILTGGGDCPGLNAVIRAVVRKGEAVHGDTMVGFLDGWRGVIDGATRPLDIAAMRGTLPRGGTVIGTSRTNPYKIEGGVEACRRTLEAHGIDALVVIGGEDTLGVANRLADEGVAVVGVPKTIDNDLSATEVTFGFNTAVQIATDAIDRLHTTAESHDRVMVVEVMGRHAGHIATHAGIAGGAAVILIPEEPFDIVEVCDSLTARHHEGRFASIVVVAEGAQPREGSLTLQDAEVDQFGHVKLGGIANVLASEIEDRTGYETRVTILGHIQRGGTPTAYDRVLSTRFGIAAIDAVHDGAFGSMVALRADQIVRVPLAEAVGELKTVDPDLFHGVAGMFSA
- a CDS encoding lysophospholipid acyltransferase family protein → MAYWVLKAILTPLLRFFYRIRVEGLEHVPRSGGAILASNHVSFCDSIFLPLVLRRRVTFVAKAEYFDDPKTAWFFRAVGQIPIRRTGGSASQGALAAASEVLDGGGLFGIYPEGTRSPDGRLYRGHTGVARLALQGNVPVLAVAMVGTREAQPIGQVRPNLFRPITVRFSPPMDFSREADRATDPMVLRRITDEIMFELRGLSGQDYVDHYAKRHAPDAAPDAEALPAERTPVLSGPPLPAAADGRGGDGARPTLAVG
- a CDS encoding TetR/AcrR family transcriptional regulator translates to MDRRLTARGKERRQQLLTFATTRFAERGYHPTSVAEIVSGLGVGKGVFYWYFSSKEELLAEILRASHQDLRRRQQQAIADEPNPVERIELGIRASMRWFFEHRKHFTIFQFAASEERFAPVLRRNQEVAIADAVRHIKDGIVEGRIADQDPEVLAQAVVGVVEQLTQTYIFERSEPVEHAADAAVAFCLHGLCGEERRG
- a CDS encoding ATPase, T2SS/T4P/T4SS family yields the protein MHESPPATLAVERRRLGEILVDNGSITMADLDRGLVLQQEHGGRLGEVLIEAGLVTTVNLLHAVADQVGVVFVDLDDYPVDWTATSAISVAMARRYRALPVAIEDERLVVAMANPSDVFAVDDICSVSGRKVAPVLADAAQLERAIERIGSDDGEVAAAIKLAADETGEDTRADDLAQVDAASHDAPIVRFVQLMIGKAVTDRASDIHIEPTSDGLRIRFRIDGVLHDTMHAPRTLQAGIVSRLKIMGEINIAERRVPQDGRASVRVSGRSIDMRIATIPTINGEAAVLRILDKSNVALTLEESGFLPDTLARFESAWRKPWGTVLVTGPTGSGKTSTLYATLRELNEPHRNIITVEDPVEYRLEGVKQVQVNPKAGLTFANALRSFLRADPDVLLVGEVRDAETASMVAEASLTGHLVLATLHTNDAASTPLRLLEIGLEPFLVTSSLNCVLGQRLARRVCDRCREPADHAEETLVAAGWSPDLVDTGTTPTFFRAVGCTVCSATGYRGRFAIHEVMLSTEELCRVIIGGAHSDEVEAVARAEGMRSMREDGLVKAAHGLTTLEELSRVVN
- a CDS encoding aminotransferase class I/II-fold pyridoxal phosphate-dependent enzyme, translated to MEFRRINELPPYVFATIDLLKMDARRAGDDVIDLGFGNPDIPSPPVAVDKLGEAVRKAKNHRYSASRGIPKLRLAITDLYRRRFGVELDPDTQACTTIGAKEGFSHLMWVLLGPGDSAMVPSPSYPIHIWGPILAGADVRHVRLGPEQNFLDNLVEAWDESWPRPRVIVLSFPHNPTTSCVDLDYMTRMVEFAREHGILLVHDFAYADLGFDGYQPPSILQVPGASDVAVEIYSLTKSFSMAGWRVGFLLGNAEVVGALGRLKSYLDYGTFQPIQIASIVAMNEAPDYPVEVNHIYLGRRDALVDGLARVGWEVERPRGTMFVWAPIPAPYEELGSLEFSKLLVQEAKVAVSPGVGFGPGGEGFVRFALVENEHRIGQAVRGIRKALTKLG